A section of the Pseudovibrio sp. M1P-2-3 genome encodes:
- a CDS encoding phytoene/squalene synthase family protein — MSDNSAYCREQVTKIDRDRYLSCLYAPEDKRRGLFALYAFNLEISRIREMVKDPLPGEVRLQWWLDAISGQSHGSVQDNPVAAELIYAINQFGLPATALESMIKARQFDLYNDPMPSLADLEGYTGETQSLLMQMAVIILVGYERASNYSEACGHGGVSNGITDLLVSLPWQASRRQQFIPMDVMRRNNVDQERLFSGDYNERLESAVAEMVEHAEFHQNKAFKSLSGNVGEVAPAFLPMMLNQQYWKRFRRPKNGKLHPIHPLPELKRQWAMWNAARLLSRKEVTRVLK; from the coding sequence ATGAGCGATAATAGCGCTTATTGCAGGGAGCAGGTAACTAAAATTGATCGTGATCGCTACCTGAGCTGTTTGTATGCGCCTGAAGACAAAAGGCGAGGGTTATTTGCACTCTACGCGTTTAACTTGGAAATTTCCCGCATTCGAGAAATGGTGAAGGATCCTCTCCCAGGAGAGGTTCGATTGCAATGGTGGCTGGATGCTATTTCGGGGCAAAGTCACGGGAGCGTGCAGGATAACCCTGTCGCAGCTGAGCTTATTTATGCAATTAATCAATTTGGGTTACCCGCAACCGCGCTGGAGTCCATGATCAAAGCGCGGCAGTTCGACCTCTACAACGATCCCATGCCGTCACTAGCGGATTTGGAGGGGTATACTGGAGAAACGCAGTCTCTCCTTATGCAAATGGCAGTTATCATTCTTGTAGGGTATGAGCGGGCGTCAAACTATAGTGAAGCCTGCGGGCATGGAGGAGTTTCCAACGGCATTACAGATCTTCTTGTCTCCCTGCCCTGGCAAGCCAGTCGCCGCCAGCAGTTTATTCCGATGGATGTAATGCGTCGGAACAATGTTGATCAGGAACGTCTGTTTAGTGGCGATTATAATGAGCGTTTGGAATCTGCCGTTGCAGAGATGGTGGAGCATGCCGAGTTTCATCAGAACAAAGCCTTTAAATCCTTGAGCGGAAATGTAGGAGAGGTGGCTCCGGCATTCCTACCGATGATGCTGAACCAGCAATACTGGAAGCGGTTTAGGAGGCCTAAAAATGGGAAGTTGCATCCTATTCACCCTCTGCCCGAATTGAAGCGACAGTGGGCTATGTGGAATGCAGCCCGGCTTTTGTCACGTAAGGAGGTGACAAGAGTACTTAAGTAA
- a CDS encoding alkaline phosphatase D family protein translates to MAKPKSLPAVLAGPILRRLQPKRLTFWLATRARAKVRIELFPTEAREQVYEILPEEEGGCCIAAGRNLYYILIDLPLDAALPTEKWIAYRLSLFLEDDQEGGWQDHTNWAPDLCYEQQTLPGFILSQNVRALLHGSCRKPHHDSTDGLVLADDYLANRVDGVVQEGPTHCQWPAALVMSGDQIYADDVAGPVLRAIHGLIQWLGFEDEDLSQLDSKAPITGTDLYKHKDTYFNRESFLPNSKAGKALGLVLFKGAEKPIFTSVHARNHLITLAEFFCMYLLVWSPAAWEVLSPDEPEGLSPADLELYRNEQGILQNFIEGLPAVRRLMAHLPVAMIFDDHDVTDDWNLNRNWEDAAYGHPFSNRIIGNALAAYFLHQGWGNRPEAFSMTEISGLQHSLANPGGQDHTNFERHLFAFENWDYHWATKPPLVVLDTRTRRWRSERSGDNPSGLLDWEAITDLQRELRGQESVLLVSAAPIFGVKLIETLQKLMTYLGKPLAVDAEYWMAHPGTAEGILNVFRHRKTPERFTILSGDVHYSFVYDVELRGHSGGPTIWQVCSSGIKNEFPKKLLNRLDHLNRWLYAPRSPLNWFTRRRRMRVIPRKPVGTPHGQRLLNQSGIGVIEFDKKGGPIKIAQLVAKGEEVEFSRRENEARWD, encoded by the coding sequence ATGGCAAAGCCTAAAAGTCTTCCCGCTGTTCTTGCTGGTCCGATATTGAGAAGGCTCCAACCAAAACGTCTCACATTTTGGCTCGCCACTCGCGCAAGGGCAAAGGTTCGGATTGAATTGTTTCCAACTGAAGCACGAGAGCAAGTCTATGAAATCTTACCGGAAGAGGAGGGGGGCTGCTGCATCGCAGCTGGTAGAAATCTTTATTATATTCTTATTGATTTGCCGTTGGACGCCGCATTGCCTACAGAAAAGTGGATTGCCTATCGACTTTCTCTCTTCTTGGAGGATGATCAGGAAGGTGGCTGGCAAGATCACACCAATTGGGCACCAGACTTATGTTACGAACAGCAGACGTTGCCGGGTTTTATCCTTAGTCAAAATGTTAGAGCCCTGCTCCACGGCTCCTGTCGTAAGCCTCATCACGATTCCACGGATGGGTTGGTTCTTGCCGATGACTATCTTGCAAATAGGGTAGATGGTGTTGTTCAAGAAGGGCCAACACATTGTCAATGGCCTGCGGCTCTGGTGATGAGCGGTGACCAGATCTACGCTGATGATGTAGCGGGACCTGTGCTTAGAGCAATTCACGGTCTTATACAGTGGCTTGGTTTTGAAGATGAAGACTTGTCTCAGCTGGACAGTAAGGCCCCAATAACGGGTACTGACTTATATAAGCATAAAGATACCTATTTTAACCGCGAGAGCTTTCTTCCGAATTCTAAAGCTGGAAAAGCACTTGGTTTGGTTCTTTTTAAAGGTGCCGAAAAGCCAATTTTTACATCAGTTCATGCGCGTAACCATCTGATCACCCTCGCAGAGTTCTTTTGTATGTACTTATTAGTCTGGTCACCAGCTGCATGGGAAGTTTTATCGCCTGATGAACCTGAGGGGTTAAGTCCCGCGGACCTTGAACTATACAGAAATGAGCAAGGTATCTTACAAAACTTTATTGAAGGATTACCAGCTGTACGCCGACTTATGGCGCACTTGCCTGTGGCCATGATCTTTGATGATCATGATGTTACGGATGACTGGAATTTAAACCGCAATTGGGAGGACGCAGCGTATGGGCATCCCTTTTCAAACCGTATTATTGGAAATGCACTAGCTGCCTACTTTCTCCATCAAGGTTGGGGAAACCGTCCAGAAGCCTTTTCCATGACAGAGATATCAGGCTTACAGCACTCCCTCGCAAACCCAGGGGGGCAGGACCATACAAATTTTGAGAGGCATTTGTTTGCATTTGAAAACTGGGATTATCATTGGGCTACAAAGCCGCCTCTTGTGGTTCTGGATACACGAACCCGCCGGTGGCGCTCAGAGCGTTCTGGAGACAACCCGTCAGGCCTGCTGGATTGGGAAGCTATAACGGACTTACAAAGGGAATTGAGGGGGCAGGAAAGTGTCCTATTGGTTTCCGCCGCTCCCATCTTTGGAGTGAAGCTCATTGAAACCCTACAAAAGCTAATGACGTATTTGGGAAAGCCCCTTGCTGTAGACGCGGAATACTGGATGGCCCATCCTGGCACTGCGGAGGGTATTTTGAATGTATTCCGTCATAGAAAAACTCCAGAACGGTTCACGATCTTATCTGGCGATGTGCATTATTCGTTCGTTTACGATGTGGAGTTGAGGGGGCATTCCGGTGGACCGACAATATGGCAGGTTTGCAGTAGTGGTATTAAAAATGAGTTTCCCAAGAAGCTTCTTAACCGGCTGGATCACTTGAACCGATGGCTTTATGCACCTCGCTCTCCCTTGAACTGGTTTACACGTAGGCGCAGAATGCGGGTCATACCCCGAAAGCCGGTTGGGACACCTCATGGACAAAGATTGCTCAATCAAAGCGGAATCGGAGTTATTGAGTTTGATAAAAAGGGCGGACCAATAAAAATTGCCCAACTGGTCGCAAAAGGGGAAGAGGTTGAGTTTTCGAGACGTGAAAATGAGGCTCGTTGGGATTAG
- the secF gene encoding protein translocase subunit SecF: protein MKLLRLVPEKTNFRFMKWRRITFPAAVVMAIAAVAMFFTIGLNFGVDFEGGTLIEIKTTNGPADISQIRADLSQLDLGDVQVQEFGNPSDVLIRIEQQGEGGGQEQLVLDKVKSVLSDNVEIRRTEVVGPRVSGELAVSGVTAVVSSLVLIMFYIWFRFEWQFALGAIITTFNDILLTAGLFVILQLDFSLSSIAAVLTIIGYSLNDTVVVYDRIRENMRRYKKMTLEDLLDRSINETLSRTTMTSFTTLLALFALAIFGGEVIRSFVLAMIFGVVIGTYSSIFLAAPLLLLMRLRRSAFDKSSENGDHKQGGAAA, encoded by the coding sequence ATGAAACTTCTAAGACTTGTTCCGGAGAAAACTAACTTCCGGTTTATGAAATGGCGACGGATAACTTTTCCCGCAGCTGTTGTAATGGCCATTGCAGCTGTTGCTATGTTCTTCACAATTGGACTGAATTTTGGTGTCGATTTTGAAGGTGGAACCTTAATCGAAATTAAAACAACGAATGGTCCCGCCGATATCTCACAGATTCGAGCGGACCTAAGTCAGTTGGACTTGGGAGACGTTCAAGTTCAAGAATTTGGAAATCCTTCTGATGTTCTTATTCGTATAGAACAGCAGGGTGAAGGTGGCGGTCAAGAACAACTGGTTCTTGATAAAGTGAAATCTGTACTGTCAGATAATGTTGAGATACGGCGTACGGAAGTTGTTGGACCCAGAGTGTCTGGTGAGTTAGCGGTTTCTGGAGTAACGGCAGTAGTGTCGTCACTCGTTCTCATAATGTTTTACATCTGGTTTCGCTTCGAATGGCAGTTTGCTTTGGGTGCCATCATCACCACGTTTAACGATATTTTGCTGACAGCTGGTCTATTTGTGATCCTGCAATTAGACTTCTCGTTATCCAGTATAGCTGCAGTGCTGACGATCATCGGTTATTCATTGAATGATACGGTGGTGGTTTATGATCGCATTCGTGAAAATATGCGCCGCTATAAAAAGATGACTTTGGAAGATCTGCTTGATCGTTCGATCAACGAGACATTGTCCCGTACAACAATGACGTCTTTCACTACCTTGCTGGCACTCTTTGCGCTAGCGATATTCGGCGGTGAAGTTATCAGGTCGTTTGTCTTGGCGATGATCTTTGGTGTGGTCATTGGAACTTACTCCTCCATCTTCTTAGCAGCTCCTTTGCTGTTGCTGATGCGTTTGCGCCGTTCTGCATTCGATAAGTCGTCGGAAAATGGGGACCATAAACAAGGCGGGGCGGCCGCTTAA
- a CDS encoding Mth938-like domain-containing protein, with the protein MAKRGQKTIIRDAHFPQRAPIEAYGNGGFRFADMSHRGSLICVPDGMHGWDLVSSTDFNLDCFQQVLDQSDEIEILIIGTGTSLVPLPDEIRSVFREHGIMADVMATGHAVRTFNVLLDENRAVAAAILAVE; encoded by the coding sequence GTGGCAAAGCGTGGCCAGAAAACTATTATAAGAGATGCTCACTTCCCACAAAGAGCTCCAATTGAAGCCTATGGAAATGGCGGGTTTCGCTTTGCCGATATGTCGCACAGGGGATCCCTGATCTGTGTACCCGACGGTATGCATGGATGGGACCTTGTGTCTTCAACAGACTTCAATTTGGATTGTTTTCAGCAGGTTCTGGACCAAAGTGATGAGATTGAAATTCTCATCATTGGAACAGGTACGAGTTTAGTGCCGTTGCCCGATGAAATTCGTAGTGTTTTCCGTGAACATGGCATCATGGCTGATGTTATGGCGACAGGCCATGCCGTACGTACTTTCAATGTTCTACTTGATGAAAACCGGGCAGTTGCAGCTGCTATTCTTGCAGTTGAATAA
- the trmFO gene encoding methylenetetrahydrofolate--tRNA-(uracil(54)-C(5))-methyltransferase (FADH(2)-oxidizing) TrmFO, with the protein MTQKPIHVVGGGLAGSEAAWQIAQRGLNVVLHEMRPQRKTDAHKSDGLAELVCSNSFRSDDAENNAVGLLHEELRNAGSLIMKSADANKVPAGSALAVDRDGFSNSVQAALEEHPNVEIRREEVSGIPPQEWGKVILATGPLTSPSLSEDILRVTGEDSLAFFDAIAPIIHTDSINMDVAWFQSRYDKVGPGGNGKDYINCPLDKEQYEAFIDALISGEKTDFKEWEQNTPYFDGCLPIEVMAERGRETLRHGPMKPMGLTNAHQPDIKAYAVVQLRQDNALGTLYNMVGFQTKLKYGAQSEILKMIPGLENAQFARLGGLHRNTFLNSPKVLDETLRLKAAPHIRFAGQITGCEGYVESTAIGCMTGIFAAHEALEKSFDIPPVTSACGALIEHITGGHLVHEESGKPRSFQPMNINFGLLPPLDEMPKAEDGKRLRGKDKSRAKKQAMARRGLEDFKAWMSDKSI; encoded by the coding sequence ATGACACAAAAGCCTATCCATGTGGTTGGCGGCGGACTAGCCGGAAGTGAAGCAGCTTGGCAGATTGCCCAACGAGGCCTCAACGTTGTACTTCATGAAATGCGCCCACAAAGAAAAACTGATGCGCACAAAAGTGACGGTCTGGCAGAGCTGGTTTGTTCCAACTCATTCCGTTCTGACGATGCTGAAAACAATGCTGTAGGCTTATTGCACGAAGAGTTACGTAATGCTGGCTCTTTGATCATGAAAAGTGCCGATGCAAACAAAGTTCCAGCGGGCAGTGCCCTTGCCGTTGACAGAGATGGGTTTTCCAACAGCGTACAAGCAGCACTTGAAGAGCACCCGAATGTAGAAATTCGCCGAGAAGAAGTTTCTGGCATTCCACCGCAGGAATGGGGAAAAGTCATTCTGGCAACTGGCCCGCTAACCTCTCCCAGCCTAAGTGAAGACATTCTACGGGTTACCGGTGAAGATTCCTTGGCCTTCTTCGATGCAATCGCTCCAATTATCCATACAGACTCCATAAATATGGATGTGGCATGGTTCCAATCGCGCTATGATAAAGTTGGCCCCGGCGGCAATGGTAAGGACTACATCAACTGTCCGTTAGACAAGGAGCAGTATGAAGCATTCATTGATGCTCTTATATCTGGAGAAAAAACGGACTTTAAGGAATGGGAACAAAACACCCCCTACTTCGATGGCTGTCTTCCCATCGAGGTTATGGCAGAAAGAGGCCGAGAAACGCTTCGCCATGGTCCAATGAAACCCATGGGGCTCACCAACGCTCATCAGCCTGATATCAAAGCCTACGCCGTTGTTCAGCTCCGGCAGGACAACGCTCTTGGGACCCTCTACAATATGGTCGGGTTTCAGACAAAGCTGAAATACGGAGCCCAATCCGAAATATTGAAAATGATCCCGGGCTTGGAAAATGCGCAATTTGCGCGCCTTGGTGGACTGCATCGCAACACGTTCTTGAACTCCCCTAAAGTTCTGGACGAAACTCTTCGCCTGAAAGCTGCACCACATATTCGCTTTGCCGGGCAAATTACCGGCTGTGAAGGCTATGTTGAATCCACAGCGATTGGATGCATGACCGGTATTTTTGCGGCACACGAGGCTTTGGAAAAGAGCTTTGATATTCCTCCAGTCACAAGTGCATGTGGAGCGCTTATCGAGCACATTACAGGTGGCCACTTGGTGCATGAGGAAAGCGGCAAACCACGTTCGTTCCAGCCAATGAATATTAATTTTGGCTTACTCCCACCCTTGGACGAAATGCCAAAAGCAGAAGATGGAAAGCGGTTAAGAGGCAAGGACAAATCCCGCGCCAAAAAGCAAGCAATGGCCCGCCGCGGCTTGGAAGATTTCAAAGCGTGGATGTCTGACAAGAGCATCTGA
- a CDS encoding autotransporter domain-containing protein → MNRGSSISIGNTGTSYSTITPHTLISAPFATSDIIVDSGTFVINHNFEDDNAYIGLTEGSNGTIVTLGQDTVWTNNEGVFVGVEGAGTLTLLDKSTTIVDGGNGTVNVAEYAGSTGIVNIGNPVGDNPVVAGFLDAENLVMGAGDALLNFNHISELYYLYTNILGSGDITHHAGRTFFSGDSSITGDVDVYGGRMILVEELVNDTSTISLEHFKHASVEATGEDANWNTRFDLTVGDKGTGELKVSDRATVSADNIYISNSRNSAGHVDVYGRRSELNSRFDLIVGKRGEGSLAVYEDGTVTVKNGTGTLQVGGRTNGVGTVYIGSSTDLFPRRAGHINAAEVELASVNSSLVFNHLNHSYDFDPEITGQGSVMHLNGTTNILGGINTTGSLYMTGNGGTINAESDISIDYFAMEAGVFNATTEDTKIEVASSVHIAQFANGTFTLGNGAELEVDGGAGTINVAEFEGSTGTVNIGSAVGDSPAAAGYLDAENLVMGSGDALLNFNHTSELAYIYTNILGSGDIAHHSGRTFFSGDSSITGDVDVYGGRMILVEELVNDTSTISLERFKHAYVEATGKDANWNTRFDLTVGEKGRGTLIVSDGATVSADNIYISNSRHSAGHVDVYGRNSELNSRFDFAVGKRGEGTLAIYEGGEVTVENGTGTLQVGGRTNGVGTVYIGSSIDLVPRRAGHINAEKVKLASVDSSINFNHLNRSYDFDPEITGQGSVTHINGTTNILGSINTTGSLYMTGNGGTINAESDISIGYFGMDAGVFNATTENTNINVDGPVEIAQVWEGSFILGNGATLTVEDGDGTIYSGSGMDSEGAIFIGSNDYDVPFAPGEINAKNIVFSQNGYQALYFNHTSDNYSFDLDITGYGDIFTTFGYTTLSGSIDITGDLLAEGFSTLTITGDVSSDDGIIDNEGNALISGGSWKTTGFFVVGDEGNGFLTIEDRARVNSVTSIIGNYGMAPVRVTDAGTHWESSDSLTVGQYGLGELTISNKATVSVGDGEGTLYLAKMEGSTGLLNLGSFEGATAVAPGDLNVARVVFGDGSGQILLNHNRRNYELGFAIEGTGQVLVQNGKTKQGNIWDETVTTYIEGGELDIRGEAEGQFYVLNEGRLSGTGTIGEATVFDGGVLSPGRVFGSLGVSGDLTLGAGSIYEININSAGRKSLVDAGGEIDIGTYSNLAISAIGSDYGWEENYTILEGESISGEFGDIYINQDSLYPVVAYGDTRTDLSIYNFDIPVTYVARTSNEYQAAEAVDELGTDDPVYIAIHTLPESEARDALNDVSGEIYASLTSVMLQDSRFVRLAAQSNAREGEATSWARGYGSWGEWDGNGNAAKISRNTGGFFVGVDGSVSEDLSIGLLAGYGYASYDVDARRSNADNNMLHLGSYGKYSYNNLRLGLGTAYTANFLDVDRTVDVNTIYEKDSGSYIANTIQVYGDVFYLFETPYAVFIPFVSGAFVAQSANSFTEGGGGNTSQVVNPDTQTAFFTTLGARIQREFEISDHALSIFAEAGWQHTAGQDTSKTRNSYRHDTSAEQIIEGVPLARDVVWISAGFEGEIRENWSLGVAYDGRFGDGTTDNGVQAELRVRF, encoded by the coding sequence GTGAACAGAGGAAGCTCAATATCTATTGGTAATACAGGGACTTCATACTCCACTATTACTCCACATACGCTTATATCCGCCCCCTTCGCGACCTCCGATATTATCGTCGACAGTGGAACATTCGTCATCAACCACAACTTTGAGGACGACAATGCCTATATCGGTCTAACCGAAGGTTCTAACGGTACAATTGTAACCCTAGGACAAGATACTGTCTGGACTAACAATGAAGGTGTTTTCGTTGGGGTTGAAGGGGCAGGAACTCTCACTTTATTGGATAAGAGCACAACAATTGTCGATGGCGGAAATGGTACCGTCAATGTCGCAGAGTATGCTGGCTCAACAGGTATCGTGAATATAGGTAACCCTGTGGGCGATAATCCTGTCGTTGCTGGCTTCCTGGACGCTGAAAACTTGGTTATGGGCGCCGGTGATGCCTTACTCAATTTCAATCACATCTCGGAACTCTACTATCTCTATACAAATATCCTAGGTAGTGGTGATATTACTCACCATGCCGGTCGAACATTCTTTTCGGGCGACAGCAGCATTACGGGGGATGTGGATGTCTACGGCGGCAGGATGATATTGGTTGAGGAGTTGGTCAACGACACGAGTACCATCTCACTTGAGCACTTCAAGCATGCGTCTGTAGAGGCAACTGGCGAGGACGCCAATTGGAACACCCGATTTGACCTAACTGTTGGTGATAAAGGCACAGGGGAACTTAAAGTTTCCGATAGGGCAACTGTCAGTGCAGATAATATTTACATTAGCAACTCCAGAAATTCAGCTGGTCATGTGGACGTGTACGGCAGAAGATCCGAACTGAACAGTCGATTTGACTTAATCGTAGGCAAAAGGGGCGAAGGAAGCCTCGCGGTCTACGAAGATGGTACCGTTACAGTCAAAAACGGCACTGGAACATTACAGGTCGGAGGGAGAACCAATGGGGTCGGCACCGTCTATATTGGTTCATCTACAGACCTCTTCCCTCGTAGAGCAGGCCACATCAATGCTGCAGAAGTGGAACTTGCCTCAGTTAATTCATCCCTCGTTTTCAATCACCTGAACCACTCCTATGACTTTGATCCAGAAATAACTGGGCAAGGATCCGTTATGCACCTCAACGGAACCACAAACATACTTGGAGGTATAAACACCACAGGCTCTCTCTACATGACTGGCAATGGGGGAACTATCAATGCTGAAAGTGACATAAGTATAGACTATTTTGCTATGGAGGCTGGAGTATTCAATGCGACCACTGAAGATACTAAAATTGAAGTAGCCAGCTCCGTGCATATTGCTCAGTTCGCAAATGGTACCTTCACACTCGGGAATGGTGCTGAACTCGAAGTCGATGGAGGTGCAGGTACAATCAATGTCGCAGAGTTTGAAGGATCAACGGGCACAGTGAACATAGGTAGCGCTGTTGGAGACAGTCCGGCTGCTGCTGGCTATCTGGACGCTGAAAACTTAGTTATGGGCTCAGGCGATGCCTTACTCAATTTCAACCACACCTCGGAACTCGCCTACATCTACACAAATATACTTGGTAGTGGTGACATCGCTCATCATTCAGGTCGAACATTCTTTTCGGGCGACAGCAGTATTACGGGGGATGTAGATGTCTACGGCGGCAGAATGATATTGGTTGAAGAGTTGGTCAACGACACGAGTACCATTTCACTTGAGCGCTTCAAGCATGCATATGTGGAGGCAACTGGAAAGGATGCCAATTGGAACACCCGGTTTGACCTCACTGTTGGTGAAAAAGGCAGGGGAACCCTTATAGTTTCCGATGGGGCGACTGTCTCCGCAGATAATATTTATATAAGCAACTCCAGACACTCCGCCGGTCATGTGGATGTGTACGGCAGAAATTCCGAACTGAACAGCCGGTTTGATTTTGCCGTAGGAAAAAGGGGGGAAGGAACCCTCGCGATCTATGAAGGCGGTGAAGTTACAGTTGAAAACGGAACTGGAACACTACAGGTCGGCGGGAGAACCAATGGGGTCGGTACAGTCTACATTGGATCTTCTATAGACCTCGTCCCCCGCAGAGCGGGCCATATCAATGCTGAGAAAGTGAAACTCGCCTCAGTAGACTCATCCATTAATTTCAACCACCTAAACCGCTCCTATGACTTTGACCCAGAAATAACGGGGCAAGGGTCCGTTACACACATCAACGGTACAACAAACATACTTGGAAGTATAAACACCACAGGCTCCCTCTACATGACTGGCAACGGGGGCACCATCAATGCTGAAAGTGACATAAGCATAGGTTACTTCGGTATGGACGCCGGAGTATTCAACGCCACTACTGAGAACACAAATATTAATGTGGATGGTCCGGTAGAGATTGCTCAAGTTTGGGAAGGAAGTTTCATACTTGGAAATGGTGCAACTCTTACTGTTGAAGATGGAGATGGAACCATTTACTCAGGTAGTGGCATGGATTCCGAAGGAGCCATTTTTATTGGCTCGAATGACTACGATGTTCCCTTCGCTCCAGGCGAGATTAATGCTAAGAATATTGTTTTCTCTCAAAATGGCTACCAAGCTTTATACTTCAATCATACATCTGATAACTATAGCTTTGATCTGGATATAACAGGTTATGGCGATATCTTTACTACCTTCGGATACACCACGCTAAGTGGTTCAATTGACATTACAGGGGACCTACTAGCGGAAGGCTTCTCTACTCTGACTATTACGGGTGACGTATCCAGTGATGATGGTATCATAGATAATGAAGGGAATGCTTTAATCTCTGGCGGATCCTGGAAAACAACAGGTTTCTTTGTGGTGGGAGATGAAGGGAATGGCTTCTTAACCATTGAAGACCGCGCACGCGTAAACAGTGTTACTTCAATTATTGGTAACTACGGCATGGCACCAGTACGTGTAACTGATGCAGGTACCCATTGGGAAAGTAGTGACAGTCTAACTGTCGGACAATATGGTTTAGGCGAACTCACCATCAGCAATAAGGCTACTGTTTCCGTTGGTGACGGAGAGGGCACTCTTTATTTGGCCAAGATGGAAGGCAGTACAGGACTTCTCAACTTGGGTAGTTTTGAAGGAGCTACAGCAGTTGCCCCCGGTGACCTTAATGTCGCAAGAGTAGTTTTTGGGGACGGAAGTGGCCAAATCCTCTTAAATCACAATAGACGAAACTATGAGTTGGGATTCGCTATTGAGGGAACTGGGCAAGTTCTTGTACAAAATGGAAAAACAAAACAAGGGAACATCTGGGACGAGACTGTTACGACCTATATCGAAGGAGGGGAACTGGATATAAGAGGAGAAGCTGAAGGGCAATTTTATGTTCTAAACGAAGGCCGTTTGTCTGGAACAGGAACTATTGGGGAAGCGACAGTTTTTGACGGTGGCGTACTATCACCCGGACGCGTATTCGGTTCGTTAGGAGTGAGTGGAGATCTTACTTTAGGGGCCGGAAGTATATATGAAATCAATATAAATTCAGCTGGGCGGAAAAGCTTGGTTGATGCAGGGGGGGAGATTGATATTGGAACATATTCCAATCTCGCTATTTCTGCGATCGGTTCAGATTACGGGTGGGAAGAGAACTATACAATACTGGAAGGTGAATCAATTTCTGGAGAGTTTGGTGATATATACATAAACCAAGATTCACTATATCCAGTGGTCGCCTACGGCGATACCAGAACAGATCTCTCAATTTATAACTTTGATATTCCGGTTACGTATGTTGCCCGCACTTCAAACGAGTATCAGGCAGCAGAAGCAGTCGATGAGCTGGGAACAGATGATCCAGTCTATATTGCTATACACACTTTGCCTGAGAGTGAAGCCCGCGACGCACTTAATGATGTAAGCGGTGAAATTTATGCGTCCTTAACTTCTGTAATGCTGCAAGACAGCCGCTTTGTTCGCTTAGCTGCTCAAAGTAATGCTAGAGAGGGAGAAGCAACGTCCTGGGCACGAGGTTATGGCTCCTGGGGTGAATGGGACGGAAATGGAAACGCCGCTAAAATTTCCCGGAATACAGGTGGTTTTTTTGTAGGTGTCGATGGCAGTGTTTCTGAGGACTTAAGCATTGGTCTATTAGCTGGGTATGGCTATGCCAGTTATGACGTGGATGCGCGCCGCTCTAATGCTGACAACAATATGCTGCACTTGGGTAGCTACGGAAAATACAGCTATAATAACCTGCGTCTTGGATTGGGAACGGCTTACACTGCTAACTTCCTTGATGTTGACCGAACAGTCGATGTTAACACTATTTATGAAAAAGATAGTGGCTCCTATATAGCCAATACCATTCAGGTTTATGGTGATGTGTTCTACTTGTTTGAGACACCATACGCAGTCTTTATTCCATTCGTTAGTGGAGCCTTTGTTGCCCAATCAGCAAACAGCTTCACAGAGGGAGGCGGAGGTAACACTTCTCAAGTTGTTAATCCAGATACGCAAACTGCTTTCTTCACAACTCTAGGAGCCCGGATACAAAGGGAGTTTGAAATCTCCGATCACGCTCTGAGTATTTTTGCCGAAGCAGGTTGGCAGCATACGGCGGGACAAGACACTTCGAAAACCCGCAACTCCTACCGTCATGATACAAGTGCAGAACAAATCATCGAAGGGGTACCGCTTGCTCGCGACGTTGTCTGGATAAGTGCAGGCTTTGAGGGTGAGATCCGTGAGAACTGGAGCCTTGGCGTTGCATATGATGGCCGGTTTGGAGATGGAACCACGGATAATGGTGTACAAGCCGAGCTGAGAGTACGTTTCTAG